In Anopheles gambiae chromosome 2, idAnoGambNW_F1_1, whole genome shotgun sequence, a single window of DNA contains:
- the LOC133391895 gene encoding uncharacterized protein LOC133391895 → MYMDCSTLSNLLIQFKAIMRDFTRIVRNGKYIVLVEDAYLSNGNLAVAIELGSAFSTYNVVYWCVTGSHQAEELQYTLFFASSVYFMNGPLTYAPAFEWNRGLLRNATFDIYALAMTSFPYTHFQGKHRPFCGIDVNIFETVMERIGCQLKVRILQPTDSIDNDIAVITRSLHRLKADVMMTRRHVNVGILPVVYIPDITYYCLVAPRTTQIDLTQSLLRPFSGTVWWFIVVCTVLISALDELSKQHTRLGRLAQQLFDSQPIASFYRICLAVISFVLIESYLATVTSFFLAYRFVPDAKTLEEFFATGIPIRLPEGMVRFLRNLEPRLKDRIMARGVGASVCSPYSTQCAHLESFAMASYQISENVGIDPVSGRKRSYIVPEMVTRYSYLSYAFARGSPLTDLVAMYLRWMYEAGLMGLFRHQYEQYLQPTVHVHTVVDSSLEFEHLMSLWICVSIGWGVSCGVFVMEMGHGWLQRVLKGRRQVAGNAGKQAWCKVANKTGPMAGTKSVQ, encoded by the exons ATGTACATGGATTGCAGCACATTG AGCAACTTGCTCATCCAATTCAAAGCGATCATGCGTGACTTTACCAGGATCGTTCGGAATGGAAAATACATCGTGCTAGTGGAGGACGCGTATCTTTCTAACGGCAATTTAGCGGTCGCAATCGAGCTTGGATCTGCGTTCTCAACGTACAACGTCGTGTACTGGTGTGTGACTGGGTCGCACCAGGCGGAAGAGCTCCAGTACACGCTGTTTTTTGCGTCGAGCGTTTACTTTATGAACGGTCCACTGACGTACGCACCGGCGTTTGAGTGGAACCGCGGCCTGTTGCGCAATGCCACGTTCGATATCTACGCCCTAGCAATGACATCCTTTCCATACACCCACTTCCAGGGCAAACATCGACCGTTTTGTGGGATTGATGTGAACATTTTTGAAACCGTCATGGAACGAATTGGCTGTCAACTGAAGGTACGCATCTTACAACCGACGGATAGTATAGACAACGATATCGCGGTCATAACTAGGAGTTTGCATCGGTTGAAAGCGGACGTAATGATGACGCGCCGACACGTGAATGTGGGTATTCTGCCCGTCGTGTACATCCCGGACATTACGTACTACTGTTTGGTAGCTCCACGCACTACGCAGATCGACTTGACGCAATCGTTGCTGCGTCCGTTCTCAGGCACGGTTTGGTGGTTTATCGTAGTGTGCACGGTTTTGATAAGCGCATTGGATGAACTTTCCAAGCAGCACACTCGGTTGGGACGATTGGCGCAACAGCTTTTCGATAGCCAACCGATCGCATCCTTCTATCGCATCTGTCTCGCGGTCATTAGCTTCGTCCTTATTGAGTCGTATCTCGCTACGGTGACATCCTTCTTTCTTGCCTACCGGTTCGTGCCGGATGCGAAAACGTTGGAGGAATTTTTCGCCACGGGCATACCGATAAGGTTGCCGGAGGGGATGGTCAGATTTTTGAGGAATCTTGAACCACGCTTGAAGGATCGAATAATGGCGCGAGGCGTTGGCGCATCCGTGTGTTCGCCATACTCTACCCAGTGCGCTCATCTGGAAAGCTTCGCAATGGCTTCGTACCAGATCAGTGAAAACGTCGGCATTGATCCGGTTAGCGGTCGAAAGCGGTCATACATTGTGCCGGAAATGGTGACAAGATACAGCTATTTATCCTACGCGTTTGCCCGTGGCTCACCGTTGACCGATCTGGTGGCGATGTACCTACGGTGGATGTATGAGGCCGGGCTGATGGGTTTGTTTCGGCACCAGTACGAGCAGTATCTGCAGCCGACCGTGCACGTACACACGGTGGTGGACAGTTCGCTGGAGTTTGAGCATCTGATGTCGCTGTGGATTTGTGTCAGTATCGGTTGGGGCGTATCGTGCGGTGTGTTTGTCATGGAAATGGGTCACGGATGGCTGCAAAGAGTTCTAAAAGGAAGGCGTCAGGTTGCTGGAAATGCTGGAAAACAGGCTTGGTGTAAAGTGGCAAACAAAACGGGCCCAATGGCTGGTACGAAGAGTGTGCAATGA
- the LOC133391167 gene encoding uncharacterized protein LOC133391167: MFTIIKNLGYVLELRVVEPTDNSDSDVVHIVDSLSRIKDDIMLTRRHVDAGILPVVYIAEATYFCLVAPRAAEINLTQSLLRPFSYEVWLFIVGCAVAISVLNELSQYDTRMGVWLRWICSCPPLPSFYSTCFAFICFVLIESYLATVTSFFLAYRFVPDAKTLEEFFATGIPIRLEEGMDTFLNNLEPRVRDLIVARGVRGTECEEFSGGCAHLDTFARASVRIKELVGVDPISGRKRSYIVPEMVARYSCMSYAFARGSPLTDVVAVYLRWMYEAELMRLFHQDYEQYLQPNDHAHTLEDSLAFEHLMSLWVCVGIGWGVSCCVFILGLVRKALNEHL, from the coding sequence ATGTTCACTATCATAAAGAATCTTGGGTACGTACTGGAATTGCGCGTGGTAGAGCCGACGGACAATAGTGACAGTGATGTTGTGCATATAGTTGATAGTTTGAGCCGCATAAAGGACGACATAATGCTCACGCGCAGACACGTGGATGCGGGTATTCTGCCCGTTGTGTATATTGCCGAAGCGACCTACTTTTGTCTGGTCGCTCCACGCGCTGCGGAGATCAACCTAACGCAATCGCTGTTGCGCCCGTTCTCGTACGAAGTGTGGCTGTTCATCGTGGGCTGTGCAGTGGCAATAAGTGTATTGAATGAGCTCTCGCAGTACGACACCCGGATGGGTGTGTGGCTGAGGTGGATCTGTTCCTGCCCCCCGCTGCCTTCGTTCTACAGCACCTGTTTCGCGTTCATTTGCTTCGTCCTTATCGAGTCGTATCTCGCTACGGTGACATCCTTCTTTCTTGCCTACCGGTTCGTGCCGGATGCGAAAACGTTAGAGGAATTCTTCGCCACGGGCATTCCGATAAGGTTGGAGGAAGGAATGGACACATTTTTGAACAATCTTGAACCACGCGTAAGAGATCTTATAGTAGCACGAGGCGTTCGCGGCACGGAGTGCGAAGAGTTCTCTGGCGGATGCGCCCATTTGGATACGTTCGCGAGAGCTTCGGTGAGGATTAAGGAACTGGTTGGGGTTGATCCGATCAGTGGCCGCAAGCGATCGTACATTGTGCCGGAGATGGTGGCAAGATACAGCTGCATGTCGTACGCGTTTGCCCGCGGCTCACCGCTGACCGATGTGGTAGCGGTGTACCTACGGTGGATGTATGAGGCCGAGCTGATGCGTTTGTTTCATCAAGATTACGAGCAGTATCTACAACCGAACGATCATGCACATACGCTTGAAGATTCGCTGGCGTTTGAGCATCTGATGTCGCTGTGGGTCTGTGTCGGTATCGGTTGGGGAGTGTCgtgctgtgtgtttattttgggACTGGTCCGAAAGGCTTTAAATGAGCATCTATGA
- the LOC133391169 gene encoding uncharacterized protein LOC133391169, whose amino-acid sequence MIPLHVIWIAIKVILGLGYSVGYFHTLQSYRQSTMAWKRMLLVGLAVGVIFAAVAEPTQIPKTISSLVEECFHHNSRTLYLVGLEKLAAYESYLALPHPKVIVQSGYSIGTPDESSLIVMYMDCSTLSNLLIQFKAIMRDFTRIVRNGKYIVLVEDAYLSNGNLAVAIELGSAFSTYNVVYWCVTGLHQAEELQYTLFFASSVYFMNGPLTYAPAFEWNRGLLRNATFDIYALAMTSFPYTHFQGKHRPFCGIDVNIFETVMERIGCQLKVRILQPTDSIDNDIAVITRSLHRSKADVMMTRRHVNVGILPVVYIPDITYYCLVAPRTTQIDLTQSLLRPFSGTVWWFIVVCTVLISAFDELSKQHTRLGRLAQQLFARQPIASFYRICLAVISFVLIESYLATVTSFFLAYRFVPDAKTLEEFFATGIPIRLPEGMVRFLRNLEPRLKDRIMARGVGASVCSPYSTQCAHLESFAMASYQISENVGIDPVSGRKRSYIVPEMVTRYSYLSYAFARGSPLTDLVAMYLRWMYEAGLMGLFRHQYEQYLQPTVHVHTVVDSSLEFEHLMSLWICVSIGWGVSCGVFVMEMGHGWLQRVLKGRRQVAGNAGKQAWCKVGNKTGPMPGTKSVQ is encoded by the exons ATGATACCATTACACGTTATTTGGATAGCAATTAAAGTCATCTTGGGCTTAGGATACTCAGTAGGATACTTTCACACTCTTCAGTCATACCGGCAAAGCACGATGGCATGGAAGCGAATGCTATTAGTTGGGCTAGCTGTTGGAGTTATATTCGCTGCTGTAGCTGAACCTACGCAAATTCCCAAGACAATCTCCAGCTTGGTGGAAGAATGCTTTCATCATAACTCGAGAACGTTGTACTTGGTAGGCTTGGAAAAGCTTGCCGCTTATGAGAGTTATCTTGCCTTGCCACACCCTAAAGTGATCGTACAGAGCGGCTACTCCATCGGCACACCCGATGAGTCAAGCTTAATCGTAATGTACATGGATTGCAGCACATTG AGCAACTTGCTCATCCAATTCAAAGCGATCATGCGTGACTTTACCAGGATCGTTCGGAATGGAAAATACATCGTGCTAGTGGAGGACGCGTATCTTTCTAACGGCAATTTAGCGGTCGCAATCGAGCTTGGATCTGCGTTCTCAACGTACAACGTCGTGTACTGGTGTGTGACTGGGTTGCACCAGGCGGAAGAGCTCCAGTACACGCTGTTTTTTGCGTCGAGCGTTTACTTTATGAACGGTCCACTGACGTACGCACCGGCGTTTGAGTGGAACCGCGGCCTGTTGCGCAATGCCACGTTCGATATCTACGCCCTAGCAATGACATCCTTTCCATACACCCACTTCCAGGGCAAACATCGACCGTTTTGTGGGATTGATGTGAACATTTTTGAAACCGTCATGGAACGAATTGGCTGTCAACTGAAGGTACGCATCTTACAACCGACGGATAGTATAGACAACGATATCGCGGTCATAACTAGGAGTTTGCATCGGTCAAAGGCGGACGTAATGATGACGCGCCGACACGTGAATGTGGGTATTCTGCCCGTCGTGTACATCCCGGACATTACGTACTACTGTTTGGTAGCTCCACGCACTACGCAGATCGACTTGACGCAATCGTTGCTGCGTCCGTTCTCAGGCACGGTTTGGTGGTTTATCGTAGTGTGCACGGTTTTGATAAGCGCATTCGATGAACTTTCCAAGCAGCACACTCGGTTGGGACGATTGGCGCAACAGCTTTTCGCTCGTCAACCGATCGCATCCTTCTATCGCATATGTCTCGCGGTCATTAGCTTCGTCCTTATTGAGTCGTATCTCGCTACGGTGACATCCTTCTTTCTTGCCTACCGGTTCGTGCCGGATGCGAAAACGTTGGAGGAATTTTTCGCCACGGGCATACCGATAAGGTTGCCGGAGGGGATGGTCAGATTTTTGAGGAATCTTGAACCACGCTTGAAGGATCGAATAATGGCGCGAGGCGTTGGCGCATCCGTGTGTTCGCCATACTCTACCCAGTGCGCTCATCTGGAAAGCTTCGCAATGGCTTCGTACCAGATCAGTGAAAACGTCGGCATTGATCCGGTTAGCGGTCGAAAGCGGTCATACATTGTGCCGGAAATGGTGACAAGATACAGCTATTTATCCTACGCGTTTGCCCGTGGCTCACCGTTGACCGATCTGGTGGCGATGTACCTACGGTGGATGTATGAGGCCGGGCTGATGGGTTTGTTTCGGCACCAGTACGAGCAGTATCTGCAGCCGACCGTGCACGTACACACGGTGGTGGACAGTTCGCTGGAGTTTGAGCATCTGATGTCGCTGTGGATTTGTGTCAGTATCGGTTGGGGCGTATCGTGCGGTGTGTTTGTCATGGAAATGGGTCACGGATGGCTGCAAAGAGTTCTAAAAGGAAGGCGTCAGGTTGCTGGAAATGCTGGAAAACAGGCTTGGTGTAAAGTGGGAAACAAAACGGGCCCAATGCCTGGTACGAAGAGTGTGCAATGA
- the LOC133391899 gene encoding uncharacterized protein LOC133391899 yields the protein MLTRRHVDAGILPVVYIAEATYFCLVAPRAAEINLTQSLLRPFSYEVWLFIVGCAVAISVLNELSQYDTRMGVWLRWICSCPPLPSFYSTCFAFICFVLIESYLATVTSFFLAYRFVPDAKTLEEFFATGIPIRLEEGMDTFLNNLEPRVRDLIVARGVRGTECEEFSGGCAHLDTFARASVRIKELVGVDPISGRKRSYIVPEMVARYSCMSYAFARGSPLTDVVAVYLRWMYEAELMRLFHQDYEQYLQPNDHAHTLEDSLAFEHLMSLWVCVGIVIVQSGYSIGTPDESSLIVMYMDCSTLSNLLIQFKAIMRDFTRIVRNGKYIVLVEDAYLSNGNLAVAIELGSAFSTYNVVYWCVTGLHQAEELQYTLFFASSVYFMNGPLTYAPAFEWNRGLLRNATFDIYALAMTSFPYTHFQGKHRPFCGIDVNIFETVMERIGCQLKVRILQPTDSIDNDIAVITRSLHRSKADVMMTRRHVNVGILPVVYIPDITYYCLVAPRTTQIDLTQSLLRPFSGTVWWFIVVCTVLISAFDELSKQHTRLGRLAQQLFARQPIASFYRICLAVISFVLIESYLATVTSFFLAYRFVPDAKTLEEFFATGIPIRLPEGMVRFLRNLEPRLKDRIMARGVGASVCSPYSTQCAHLESFAMASYQISENVGIDPVSGRKRSYIVPEMVTRYSYLSYAFARGSPLTDLVAMYLRWMYEAGLMGLFRHQYEQYLQPTVHVHTVVDSSLEFEHLMSLWICVSIGWGVSCGVFVMEMGHGWLQRVLKGRRQVAGNAGKQAWCKVGNKTGPMPGTKSVQ from the exons ATGCTCACGCGCAGACACGTGGATGCGGGTATTCTGCCCGTTGTGTATATTGCCGAAGCGACCTACTTTTGTCTGGTCGCTCCACGCGCTGCGGAGATCAACCTAACGCAATCGCTGTTGCGCCCGTTCTCGTACGAAGTGTGGCTGTTCATCGTGGGCTGTGCAGTGGCAATAAGTGTATTGAATGAGCTCTCGCAGTACGACACCCGGATGGGTGTGTGGCTGAGGTGGATCTGTTCCTGCCCCCCGCTGCCTTCGTTCTACAGCACCTGTTTCGCGTTCATTTGCTTCGTCCTTATCGAGTCGTATCTCGCTACGGTGACATCCTTCTTTCTTGCCTACCGGTTCGTGCCGGATGCGAAAACGTTAGAGGAATTCTTCGCCACGGGCATTCCGATAAGGTTGGAGGAAGGAATGGACACATTTTTGAACAATCTTGAACCACGCGTAAGAGATCTTATAGTAGCACGAGGCGTTCGCGGCACGGAGTGCGAAGAGTTCTCTGGCGGATGCGCCCATTTGGATACGTTCGCGAGAGCTTCGGTGAGGATTAAGGAACTGGTTGGGGTTGATCCGATCAGTGGCCGCAAGCGATCGTACATTGTGCCGGAGATGGTGGCAAGATACAGCTGCATGTCGTACGCGTTTGCCCGCGGCTCACCGCTGACCGATGTGGTAGCGGTGTACCTACGGTGGATGTATGAGGCCGAGCTGATGCGTTTGTTTCATCAAGATTACGAGCAGTATCTACAACCGAACGATCATGCACATACGCTTGAAGATTCGCTGGCGTTTGAGCATCTGATGTCGCTGTGGGTCTGTGTCGGTATCG TGATCGTACAGAGCGGCTACTCCATCGGCACACCCGATGAGTCAAGCTTAATCGTAATGTACATGGATTGCAGCACATTG AGCAACTTGCTCATCCAATTCAAAGCGATCATGCGTGACTTTACCAGGATCGTTCGGAATGGAAAATACATCGTGCTAGTGGAGGACGCGTATCTTTCTAACGGCAATTTAGCGGTCGCAATCGAGCTTGGATCTGCGTTCTCAACGTACAACGTCGTGTACTGGTGTGTGACTGGGTTGCACCAGGCGGAAGAGCTCCAGTACACGCTGTTTTTTGCGTCGAGCGTTTACTTTATGAACGGTCCACTGACGTACGCACCGGCGTTTGAGTGGAACCGCGGCCTGTTGCGCAATGCCACGTTCGATATCTACGCCCTAGCAATGACATCCTTTCCATACACCCACTTCCAGGGCAAACATCGACCGTTTTGTGGGATTGATGTGAACATTTTTGAAACCGTCATGGAACGAATTGGCTGTCAACTGAAGGTACGCATCTTACAACCGACGGATAGTATAGACAACGATATCGCGGTCATAACTAGGAGTTTGCATCGGTCAAAGGCGGACGTAATGATGACGCGCCGACACGTGAATGTGGGTATTCTGCCCGTCGTGTACATCCCGGACATTACGTACTACTGTTTGGTAGCTCCACGCACTACGCAGATCGACTTGACGCAATCGTTGCTGCGTCCGTTCTCAGGCACGGTTTGGTGGTTTATCGTAGTGTGCACGGTTTTGATAAGCGCATTCGATGAACTTTCCAAGCAGCACACTCGGTTGGGACGATTGGCGCAACAGCTTTTCGCTCGTCAACCGATCGCATCCTTCTATCGCATATGTCTCGCGGTCATTAGCTTCGTCCTTATTGAGTCGTATCTCGCTACGGTGACATCCTTCTTTCTTGCCTACCGGTTCGTGCCGGATGCGAAAACGTTGGAGGAATTTTTCGCCACGGGCATACCGATAAGGTTGCCGGAGGGGATGGTCAGATTTTTGAGGAATCTTGAACCACGCTTGAAGGATCGAATAATGGCGCGAGGCGTTGGCGCATCCGTGTGTTCGCCATACTCTACCCAGTGCGCTCATCTGGAAAGCTTCGCAATGGCTTCGTACCAGATCAGTGAAAACGTCGGCATTGATCCGGTTAGCGGTCGAAAGCGGTCATACATTGTGCCGGAAATGGTGACAAGATACAGCTATTTATCCTACGCGTTTGCCCGTGGCTCACCGTTGACCGATCTGGTGGCGATGTACCTACGGTGGATGTATGAGGCCGGGCTGATGGGTTTGTTTCGGCACCAGTACGAGCAGTATCTGCAGCCGACCGTGCACGTACACACGGTGGTGGACAGTTCGCTGGAGTTTGAGCATCTGATGTCGCTGTGGATTTGTGTCAGTATCGGTTGGGGCGTATCGTGCGGTGTGTTTGTCATGGAAATGGGTCACGGATGGCTGCAAAGAGTTCTAAAAGGAAGGCGTCAGGTTGCTGGAAATGCTGGAAAACAGGCTTGGTGTAAAGTGGGAAACAAAACGGGCCCAATGCCTGGTACGAAGAGTGTGCAATGA
- the LOC1273354 gene encoding CLK4-associating serine/arginine rich protein, translated as MWHEARKQEKKIRGMLVDYRKRAERRQDFYERIKADPTQFLQVHGRKCKIHLDASVATAAENPAIMMPWQGQKDNLIDRFDVRAHLDYIPPVPRTNPPDQPDAPDVDDADERAMNYERYRVLAQNEFLGIVEEKYLHQLYLEEQFGVNAQIEAETKAAAAAAKKKSSAGAAIGYTYEETETLPGGSGPGGVGTASIPFSQSLTAIEKASEASATPLSGTGTGGPAAAAAAARFDECMKDDSDSDLDMDVSIDINKIGTNQAHELNTCGRQYGMKSNDFYSFLTKDADEADALRMAREEEQEKIMFSGRKSRRERRAQRERKVAGRPLSPPSYAAKEELVPRTFVEANDSSRSPSPVNSGKITYITSFGGEEELQPHGKISFGFARDMSTLGGIAGTSKAAAGLRAGASGPEGSTSTLSYADKVKQNLEKLKTQAQSKESDRKPPVQYQRAAAAAAASGGRGRGSRSSSGSRSSRSSRGRSRGRRRRSSSSSRSRSRERSRSKSRRRLRGTAVGRSRSRSRSRSGGRSGAGGRSTYSRYRRRSKTKSRSRSRSHSRTRAKASRRSPRRRYPAGGGQSSSTRRRTARSSSSSSSSSSSTSSRSRSRSRTPPVHRAQPSRTKLRTGESQDSDGSRAATAAAAKQPAVPAIGTQEKLPLVVPHTLLGVLPPPPPPPPPVAVEAAVDEKKPLPTLALIEPEPEVPIKRYYGRRRGDESSSDDASTSGDDTNGDGDRKPTVVLPPALPTPELATGADDSQSGAGTIKPACEMVLQIKQEKLENPAIEQQPVVGPTVGVGGSGSASLRFGKTVTGGTSAPESKVGIGASGIASTGASSKSVNPRDRLKRKMQILLNKQYKADKKAEIEKVERQIQQQQERDDEMRELALKLRRRQRELRHKYGTPESEHSKSHSSEERSSDEGDEAGGKQQQQQASRLHRFGQLQPSGGDGDGSSSPRRLPLLVPPLTSLPPPKVSLHSRPPPALPAGGGGPPMGSGGGGGGGGAGYRNSVVIERKPVLRSASNFGAQSAGSEHQSGSYGGDSGRLRRRESPAPGGGGISSSRGYGGGGGGGMSSPSMNLRRGGAMTGAGRFDDRNRRRSPPSRYDRSRSKSRERLGSRDAGQNAAGRGSRRTDYGRTRGDYERYQSGYGGSGHGQQQSSGSYGGGGGGGGGSRYRGRRSRSGSRGRRSRSNERPTTRGNGGGGSGSGAVTSSRQSNRSPKPIKKLVDY; from the exons ATGTGGCACGAAGCGCGCAAACAAGAGAAGAAGATCCGCGGCATGCTGGTCGACTATCGGAAGCGGGCCGAACGGAGGCAGGACTTCTACGAGCGTATC AAAGCCGACCCGACACAGTTCCTTCAAGTGCACGGACGCAAATGCAAAATACACCTGGATGCGAGCGTCGCGACAGCTGCGGAGAATCCGGCAATCAT GATGCCTTGGCAGGGACAGAAGGACAATCTGATCGATCGGTTCGATGTGCGTGCCCATCTGGATTACATACCGCCGGTGCCGCGCACCAATCCGCCCGACCAGCCGGACGCGCCCGACGTGGACGATGCGGACGAGCGTGCGATGAACTACGAGCGGTACCGGGTGCTGGCGCAGAACGAATTTCTCG GCATTGTGGAGGAAAAGTATCTCCACCAGCTCTACCTCGAGGAACAGTTCGGCGTGAATGCCCAGATCGAGGCGGAAACGAAggcggcggctgcggccgCCAAAAAGAAATCGTCCGCCGGTGCCGCGATCGGCTACACGTACGAAGAGACGGAAACGCTGCCGGGTGGTTCGGGCCCCGGGGGCGTTGGAACGGCCAGCATCCCATTCTCGCAGTCGCTGACGGCGATCGAGAAGGCATCGGAAGCATCGGCCACCCCACTGTCGGGCACGGGGACCGGGggaccggcggcggcggcggcggcggcccggTTCGATGAGTGCATGAAGGACGATTCCGACTCGGACCTCGACATGGACGTGTCGATCGACATTAACAAGATCGGCACGAATCAGGCGCACGAGCTGAACACGTGCGGCCGGCAGTACGGCATGAAGAGCAATGACTTTTACTCCTTCCTCACGAAAGATGCGGACGAGGCGGACGCACTGCGGATGGCCcgggaggaggagcaggagaagATCATGTTCAGTGGGCGCAAAAGTAGGCGCGAGCGGCGGGCCCAGCGGGAGCGGAAGGTAGCGGGCCGGCCGCTTAGCCCGCCGAGCTACGCGGCGAAGGAGGAGCTGGTGCCGCGCACGTTCGTGGAAGCGAACGACAGCTCCCGGTCGCCGTCGCCGGTCAACTCGGGCAAGATCACGTACATTACCTCGTTCGGTGGGGAGGAGGAGCTGCAGCCGCACGGGAAGATTTCGTTCGGGTTTGCGCGGGACATGAGCACGCTGGGCGGCATTGCGGGTACGTCGAAGGCGGCGGCCGGGCTGCGCGCCGGCGCCAGCGGTCCGGAAGGCTCGACCAGTACGCTCAGCTACGCGGACAAGGTGAAGCAAAACCTGGAGAAGCTGAAGACGCAGGCCCAGTCGAAGGAAAGCGACCGCAAGCCACCGGTCCAGTATcagcgggcggcggcggcagctgcGGCCagtggcggtcgtggcaggGGTAGCCGCAGTAGTAgcggcagccgcagcagccgaAGCAGTCGGGGCAGAAGTCGCGGACGGCGCCGTCGGTCCTCGAGCAGCAGCCGTAGCAGGAGTCGGGAGCGCAGCCGCAGCAAAAGCCGAAGGCGCTTGCGGGGCACCGCCGTGGGAAGGAGTCGGTCCCGGTCGCGATCGAGAAGTGGCGGACGGAGTGGAGCGGGTGGCCGCTCGACCTATTCGCGCTACCGACGCCGCTCGAAAACGAAGTCACGATCGCGCTCCCGGTCACACTCGCGCACACGCGCGAAAGCGTCCCGTCGGAGCCCTCGGCGTCGCTATCCTGCTGGTGGTGGCCAGTCATCATCAACGCGGCGCCGTACAGCACGGTCATCCTCTTCctcatcgtcctcctcctcttctacCTCATCACGTTCGCGATCACGGTCCCGAACGCCGCCGGTACACCGGGCGCAACCGTCGCGTACAAAACTCCGTACGGGTGAATCACAGGACAGTGATGGGTCAcgggcagcaacagcagcagctgccaaACAACCGGCCGTGCCAGCCATCGGCACGCAGGAAAAGCTACCTCTCGTTGTGCCACACACACTACTCGGTGTACTTCCGCCGcctccgccgccaccaccgccggtcGCGGTTGAGGCAGCGGTGGACGAAAAGAAACCCCTGCCAACGCTGGCACTGATCGAACCCGAGCCGGAAGTGCCCATCAAACGGTACTACGGACGCAGGCGGGGCGACGAAAGCTCGAGCGACGACGCGAGCACGTCCGGCGACGATACGAACGGGGACGGTGATCGTAAACCGACCGTCGTACTACCACCGGCTTTGCCGACGCCGGAACTAGCCACGGGAGCGGACGATAGCCAGTCGGGAGCCGGCACCATTAA ACCCGCTTGTGAGATGGTACTACAGATCAAGCAGGAAAAGCTGGAAAACCCTGCGATCGAGCAGCAGCCCGTCGTCGGCCCGACCGTGGGCGTTGGCGGCAGTGGTAGCGCATCGTTAAGGTTTGGTAAAACGGTTACTGGTGGAACCAGCGCGCCCGAATCCAAA GTCGGGATAGGGGCTAGCGGCATCGCCAGTACCGGGGCCAGCTCGAAGTCAGTAAACCCGCGCGATCGTCTCAAGCGCAAGATGCAGATCCTGCTGAACAAACAAT ACAAAGCGGACAAGAAGGCCGAGATCGAGAAGGTGGAGCGCCagatacagcagcagcaggaacgtGACGACGAGATGCGCGAACTGGCGCTGAAGCTGAGGCGCCGGCAACGTGAGCTGCGTCACAAGTACGGCACGCCGGAGAGCGAACACAGCAAATCGCACAGCTCGGAAGAGCGCAGCTCGGACGAAGGTGACGAGGCGGGcggtaagcagcagcagcagcaggcgtcACGGCTACATCGGTTTGGTCAGCTGCAACCATCCGGTGGTGATGGGGACGGTTCCTCGTCACCCCGTCGACTCCCGTTACTAGTGCCACCGTTAACGTCGCTTCCACCACCGAAGGTGTCGCTTCATTCCCGGCCACCACCCGCACTGCCGGCGGGAGGTGGCGGTCCACCGATGGgttccggtggtggtggtggtggtggtggagcaggATATAGGAACAGTGTCGTTATCGAACGAAAGCCGGTACTACGCAGTGCGTCTAACTTTGGTGCACAGTCAGCGGGTTCCGAGCACCAGTCGGGTTCGTACGGTGGCGATAGTGGTCGGTTGCGACGTCGCGAATCTCCCGCCCCGGGTGGTGGGGGCATCTCGTCCTCGAGAGGGTacgggggtggtggtggcggcggcatgTCATCCCCCTCGATGAATCTTCGCCGAGGCGGAGCAATGACGGGCGCTGGTCGTTTCGATGATCGTAATCGCCGAAGATCGCCGCCATCGCGCTACGATCGGTCACGGTCGAAATCCAGGGAACGGTTAGGTTCGCGCGATGCGGGACAAAATGCGGCTGGCAGAGGCAGCCGTCGTACGGACTATGGCCGTACGAGAGGCGACTATGAGCGCTACCAGAGCGGTTACGGAGGCAGTGGCCATGGGCAGCAACAGTCGTCCGGTAGttacggtggtggtggtggtggtggtggtgggagtcGCTACCGTGGCCGAAGATCGCGTTCCGGTTCACGGGGTCGTCGCTCGCGGTCGAACGAACGGCCCACCACCAGGGGGAATGGCGGCGGTGGAAGCGGATCTGGGGCGGTGACGTCCAGCCGGCAGTCGAATCGGTCACCGAAGCCGATCAAGAAGCTGGTGGACTACTGA